A region from the Cryptosporangium arvum DSM 44712 genome encodes:
- a CDS encoding MFS transporter has translation MAQPGYKWVALSNTTVGMLLATVNSSIVLISLPAIFRGIHLNPLDEHNVSYLLWMIMGFLLVSAVLVVTFGRLGDMYGRVRLYNLGFVVFTVSSIALSLDPAVGDAGALWLIGWRVVQGVGGAMIMANSTAILTDAFPGHQRGMALGINQVAAIAGSFIGLVLGGLLSEWHWRAVFWVSVPLGVLGTIWSYRSLRELSTRETDPVDWLGNITFGVGLGVLLAAITYGIQPYGDHATGWTNPWVVGGLAGGVALLVAFVVVESRVRFPMFRVGLFRNRVFAAGNFAGLLAAIGRGGMQFMLIIWLQGIWLPRHGYDYESTPLWAGIYLLPVTIGFLVAGPVSGWLSDRYGTRRFAVGGLLLVAASFVGLLLIPVNFPYWVFASLTLLNGIGSGLFSSPNTAAVMGSVPADQRGVASGMRGMFINAGSALSIGVFFSLMIAGLSAHLPQTLSGGLREQGVSSGVAEQVAQLPPVGTLFAAFLGYNPLAELLGPTGALDQVTPAQAATLTGKEFFPALISEPFHNGLVVVFVTAAVMMVIAAVASLIGGTRRRAATAPAESTPEGAVPAQVTS, from the coding sequence ATGGCTCAGCCTGGCTACAAGTGGGTCGCGCTCTCGAACACCACGGTCGGCATGCTGCTGGCGACGGTTAACTCGTCGATCGTGCTGATCTCGCTGCCCGCGATCTTCCGCGGCATCCACCTCAACCCGCTGGACGAGCACAACGTCAGCTACCTGCTGTGGATGATCATGGGCTTCCTGCTCGTGTCCGCGGTGCTGGTCGTGACGTTCGGCCGGCTCGGCGACATGTACGGCCGGGTGCGCCTCTACAACCTCGGCTTCGTCGTCTTCACGGTCTCGTCGATCGCGCTCTCGCTGGATCCGGCGGTGGGCGACGCCGGTGCGCTCTGGCTGATCGGCTGGCGCGTGGTGCAGGGCGTCGGTGGCGCGATGATCATGGCGAACTCGACCGCGATCCTCACCGACGCGTTCCCCGGCCATCAGCGGGGGATGGCGCTGGGCATCAACCAGGTCGCGGCGATCGCCGGGTCGTTCATCGGGCTGGTGCTCGGCGGCCTGCTCTCCGAGTGGCACTGGCGGGCGGTCTTCTGGGTGAGCGTCCCGCTGGGCGTCCTCGGCACGATCTGGTCGTACCGGTCGCTGCGTGAGCTCTCCACGCGCGAGACCGACCCGGTGGACTGGCTGGGCAACATCACGTTCGGCGTCGGGCTCGGCGTTCTGCTGGCCGCGATCACGTACGGCATCCAGCCCTACGGCGACCACGCCACCGGCTGGACGAACCCGTGGGTGGTCGGCGGCCTGGCCGGGGGTGTCGCGCTGCTCGTCGCGTTCGTCGTCGTCGAGAGCCGGGTGAGGTTCCCGATGTTCCGCGTCGGGCTGTTCCGCAACCGGGTGTTCGCGGCCGGGAACTTCGCCGGGCTGCTGGCCGCGATCGGCCGCGGCGGCATGCAGTTCATGCTGATCATCTGGCTGCAGGGCATCTGGCTGCCGCGGCACGGCTACGACTACGAGTCGACGCCGCTCTGGGCCGGGATCTACCTGCTGCCGGTGACGATCGGCTTCCTGGTGGCGGGGCCGGTGTCCGGGTGGCTGTCCGACCGGTACGGCACGAGGCGGTTCGCGGTGGGCGGGCTGCTGCTCGTCGCGGCCTCGTTCGTCGGGCTGCTGCTCATCCCGGTGAACTTCCCGTACTGGGTGTTCGCGTCGCTGACGCTGCTCAACGGCATCGGCTCCGGGCTGTTCAGCTCGCCGAACACCGCGGCGGTTATGGGGTCCGTCCCGGCCGACCAGCGGGGCGTCGCGTCGGGGATGCGTGGCATGTTCATCAACGCCGGATCCGCGCTCTCGATCGGCGTGTTCTTCTCGCTGATGATCGCCGGGCTCTCGGCGCACCTGCCGCAGACGCTCTCCGGCGGACTGCGGGAACAGGGCGTGTCGTCGGGAGTCGCGGAGCAGGTCGCGCAGCTTCCGCCGGTCGGGACGTTGTTCGCGGCGTTCCTCGGCTACAACCCGCTCGCCGAACTGCTCGGGCCCACCGGCGCGCTGGACCAGGTGACCCCGGCCCAGGCCGCCACGCTCACCGGCAAGGAGTTCTTCCCGGCGCTGATCTCCGAGCCCTTCCACAACGGGCTGGTCGTGGTCTTCGTGACCGCGGCCGTCATGATGGTGATCGCCGCGGTGGCCTCCCTGATCGGCGGCACCCGCCGCCGCGCCGCCACGGCGCCGGCCGAGAGCACCCCGGAGGGCGCAGTGCCAGCACAGGTGACGTCGTGA
- a CDS encoding ABC transporter ATP-binding protein: MTAVQPTPHPGRIVVDRLSKQFGSIRAVDDLSFTVEPGTVTGFLGPNGAGKTTTLRMLLGLVAPTSGAATIGGYRYAELPRPLAAVGAALEASGFHKRRTGRAHLRVLCAAAGLPARRADEVLELVGMTPAAGRRVGGYSLGMRQRLGLGQALLGDPGVLILDEPANGLDPAGISWLRDLLRSLAASGKTVLVSSHLLSEVEQTVDDVVIIAAGRSVRQARVAELKAEAQSGVRVRTPHPERLAEALRGAPIRAGAEPGVLLVERVPAAEIGRVALAAGVELHELTPLQSDLQELFLALTDGQAGIR, translated from the coding sequence TTGACCGCCGTGCAACCCACCCCGCATCCAGGACGGATCGTCGTCGACCGCCTCTCGAAGCAGTTCGGCTCGATCCGTGCGGTGGACGACCTGTCGTTCACCGTCGAGCCCGGAACCGTCACCGGATTCCTGGGCCCGAACGGCGCCGGCAAGACGACGACGCTGCGGATGCTGCTCGGCCTGGTCGCGCCGACGTCGGGCGCCGCCACGATCGGCGGCTACCGCTACGCCGAGCTGCCCCGGCCACTGGCGGCGGTCGGGGCCGCGCTGGAGGCGTCCGGCTTCCACAAGCGCCGCACCGGCCGCGCCCACCTGCGCGTGCTCTGCGCCGCGGCGGGGCTCCCGGCCCGCCGCGCCGACGAGGTGCTCGAACTCGTCGGGATGACACCGGCCGCCGGGCGGCGGGTCGGCGGCTACTCGCTCGGCATGCGTCAGCGCCTCGGGCTCGGCCAGGCCCTGCTCGGGGACCCCGGGGTGCTGATACTCGACGAACCGGCGAACGGGCTCGACCCGGCCGGGATCAGCTGGCTGCGCGACCTGCTGCGGTCGCTGGCCGCGTCCGGCAAGACCGTGCTCGTCTCCTCCCACCTGCTCAGCGAGGTCGAACAGACGGTGGACGACGTCGTGATCATCGCGGCCGGGCGGAGCGTGCGGCAGGCCCGGGTCGCCGAGCTGAAGGCCGAGGCGCAGTCCGGGGTACGGGTGCGGACACCGCACCCCGAACGGTTGGCCGAGGCGCTGCGGGGCGCCCCGATCCGCGCCGGCGCCGAGCCCGGCGTCCTGCTGGTGGAGCGGGTACCGGCGGCGGAGATCGGCCGGGTGGCGCTGGCCGCCGGGGTCGAGCTGCACGAGCTGACGCCGCTCCAGTCCGATCTGCAGGAACTGTTCCTCGCGCTCACCGACGGTCAGGCAGGTATCCGGTGA
- a CDS encoding ABC transporter permease — translation MKAFHSELLKIRSLAAGWSTAVGVLLVTVVALLFWYLVLQSQITPRTDLRESAPDFTETLFTSGQYFGLLLTMIFGVTIVTSEYTHQTITATFLATPKRRSVVLAKIAAAVSCAFLFWVISTVLAVGGGSAILAALDVPIGDGLSTGLGAVALNGLAYLVWVVFGVGLGTLLRNQVLAVVASILLYLGELGAFLVFPRLAAAFDQKWISSLQYYLPGGASQAMTSLVPADGVPTWWVAALVLLGYGVLTTAYGTLVTAARDVS, via the coding sequence GTGAAGGCCTTCCACAGCGAACTGCTGAAGATCCGGTCGCTCGCCGCCGGCTGGTCGACCGCGGTCGGCGTCCTGCTGGTGACGGTCGTCGCGCTGCTGTTCTGGTACCTGGTGCTCCAGTCGCAGATCACGCCCCGGACCGATCTGCGGGAAAGCGCGCCGGACTTCACCGAAACGCTGTTCACGTCCGGCCAGTACTTCGGCCTGCTGCTCACGATGATCTTCGGCGTCACGATCGTCACCAGTGAGTACACCCATCAGACGATCACCGCGACGTTTCTCGCCACACCGAAACGCCGGAGCGTGGTGCTGGCGAAAATCGCCGCCGCGGTTTCCTGCGCGTTCCTGTTCTGGGTGATCAGCACCGTGCTCGCGGTCGGCGGCGGATCCGCGATCCTCGCCGCGCTCGACGTCCCGATCGGCGATGGCCTGTCGACCGGTCTCGGCGCGGTGGCGTTGAACGGGCTGGCGTACCTGGTGTGGGTCGTGTTCGGAGTCGGGCTCGGCACCTTGCTCCGCAACCAGGTGCTCGCCGTCGTCGCCTCGATCCTGCTCTACCTCGGCGAACTCGGCGCGTTCCTGGTGTTCCCGCGCCTGGCGGCGGCCTTCGACCAGAAGTGGATCAGCAGCCTGCAGTACTACCTGCCGGGCGGGGCCTCCCAGGCGATGACGTCGCTGGTGCCCGCGGACGGCGTTCCGACGTGGTGGGTCGCCGCGCTCGTACTGCTCGGTTACGGCGTCCTGACGACCGCGTACGGAACGCTGGTCACGGCCGCGAGAGACGTCAGCTGA
- a CDS encoding multifunctional oxoglutarate decarboxylase/oxoglutarate dehydrogenase thiamine pyrophosphate-binding subunit/dihydrolipoyllysine-residue succinyltransferase subunit — protein sequence MSTQSSTSTQTEDSLAAFGANEWVVEEIYQQYLSDPASVDPAWHEFFADYRPTGGASDNGAAPAADRADGRAGGTTSSSNGSVPTPATLAQKVGPKPTPPKAAQKPGPSASTVTTTASKPAAQAAQAASTAPKPAPKPAPPSGAPAKAAEPAKAAPAKPAEEKVEPSTKPIRGAAARIVQNMETSLEVPTATSVRAVPAKLVADNRIVINSNLARSRGGKVSFTHLIGYALIKAVATHPEMNNSFTEVDGKPALVIPGQVNLGLAIDLQQKDGGRTLVVASIKGCESMNFQQFWQAYEDIVRKARNGKLTADDFSGTTISLTNPGGIGTVHSMPRLTKGQGAIIGVGAMEYPAEFSGLSEEQLAASAISKVITLTSTYDHRIIQGAQSGEFLKRMHQLLLGADGFYDEIFASLRIPYEPVRWVRDVTTVHEGEIDKTSRILELIHSYRVRGHLMADTDPLEYRQRRHADLDILEHGLTLWDLDRPFPVGGFSGQKTMKLREILGVLRDSYCRRIGVEYMHIQDPAERAWIAKRVEVKHSKPDTDTQKRILSKLNEAEAFETFLQTKFVGQKRFSLEGAEAVIPLLDEVLQAAAEEDLDELVIGMAHRGRLNVLTNIVGKPYEKVFNEFEGNMDPESTQGSGDVKYHLGAESKYTTPDGQHTIKVSLTSNPSHLEAVNPVLEGIVRAKQDVLDKGLEGYTVLPVLLHGDAAFAGQGVVAETLNLSQLRGYRTGGTVHVVVNNQVGFTTAPAYSRSSFYSTDVARMIQAPIFHVNGDDPEACVRVARLAFEYREAFHKDVVIDLVCYRRRGHNEGDDPSMSNPEMYAIIDNKRSVRKLYTEALIGRGDITVDEAEEALKDFQGKLEQVFRATKDSTQTSRREPTLQSNPSSQVVETAVPLELIHRVGDVHVEYPDGFHPHSRVKPLMEKRRKMTREGNIDWAFGEILALGTLVAQGKTVRLAGQDSRRGTFVQRHSVLIDKENGSEFTPLDLLGARAGNGDGRFFVHDSLLSEYAAMGFEYGYSLAQPDALVLWEAQFGDFVNGAQTVIDEFVSSGEAKWGQRSGVGLLLPHGQEGQGPDHSSGRIERFLQMCAEDNMTVVDCTTPANWFHLLRRQALSGIHRPLVAFTPKSLLRHRAAVSSLEEFTEGSRFQPVIDDPGFDGVKPDPAKVKRVLLCSGKVYYDLAAARAQRKLDDVAIIRLEQLYPLPVAEARATLDRYPNAEDHVWVQEEAANQGAWSFVALNLLEQLEGIRLRRVSRKAAASPAVGSAKVHEQEQKALIEAALPGGQG from the coding sequence GTGTCGACGCAGAGCAGCACCTCAACGCAGACCGAGGATTCCCTGGCGGCCTTCGGGGCCAACGAATGGGTGGTCGAGGAGATCTACCAGCAGTACCTCTCCGACCCAGCCAGCGTCGATCCGGCCTGGCACGAGTTCTTCGCCGATTACCGGCCCACCGGCGGGGCGAGCGACAACGGTGCCGCGCCCGCCGCCGACCGTGCGGACGGACGAGCCGGCGGCACGACGTCGTCGTCGAACGGCAGCGTGCCGACCCCGGCGACGCTCGCCCAGAAGGTCGGCCCCAAGCCGACGCCCCCCAAGGCGGCCCAGAAGCCCGGCCCGTCGGCGTCCACCGTGACGACCACGGCGTCGAAGCCGGCCGCCCAGGCCGCGCAGGCCGCGAGCACCGCTCCGAAGCCCGCTCCGAAGCCCGCGCCACCGTCCGGCGCGCCGGCGAAGGCAGCCGAACCGGCGAAGGCCGCTCCGGCCAAGCCCGCCGAGGAGAAGGTCGAGCCCTCCACGAAGCCGATCCGCGGTGCCGCGGCGCGGATCGTCCAGAACATGGAGACCTCGCTCGAGGTGCCGACGGCGACGAGCGTGCGCGCCGTCCCGGCCAAGCTGGTCGCCGACAACCGCATCGTCATCAACTCCAACCTGGCCCGCTCGCGGGGCGGGAAGGTCAGCTTCACCCACCTGATCGGGTACGCCCTGATCAAGGCGGTCGCCACCCACCCGGAGATGAACAACTCGTTCACCGAGGTGGACGGCAAGCCCGCGCTGGTCATCCCCGGCCAGGTCAACCTGGGTCTCGCGATCGACCTGCAGCAGAAGGACGGCGGCCGCACGCTCGTCGTGGCCAGCATCAAGGGCTGCGAGTCGATGAACTTCCAGCAGTTCTGGCAGGCCTACGAGGACATCGTCCGCAAGGCCCGGAACGGCAAGCTCACCGCCGACGACTTCTCCGGCACGACGATCAGCCTCACCAACCCCGGTGGCATCGGCACCGTCCACTCGATGCCGCGCCTGACCAAGGGGCAGGGCGCCATCATCGGCGTCGGCGCGATGGAGTACCCGGCCGAGTTCTCCGGCCTGTCCGAGGAGCAGCTGGCCGCGTCCGCGATCAGCAAGGTCATCACGCTGACCAGCACCTACGACCACCGCATCATCCAGGGCGCGCAGTCCGGCGAGTTCCTCAAGCGCATGCACCAGCTGCTGCTCGGCGCCGACGGCTTCTACGACGAGATCTTCGCGTCGCTGCGCATCCCGTACGAGCCGGTCCGCTGGGTCCGCGACGTCACGACCGTGCACGAGGGCGAGATCGACAAGACCTCGCGCATCCTCGAGCTGATCCACTCCTACCGCGTGCGCGGCCACCTGATGGCCGACACCGACCCGCTCGAGTACCGCCAGCGTCGCCACGCCGACCTCGACATCCTCGAGCACGGCCTCACGCTCTGGGACCTCGACCGCCCGTTCCCGGTCGGCGGCTTCTCCGGCCAGAAGACGATGAAGCTGCGCGAGATCCTCGGCGTGCTGCGTGACTCGTACTGCCGGCGGATCGGCGTCGAGTACATGCACATCCAGGACCCCGCCGAGCGGGCCTGGATCGCCAAGCGGGTCGAGGTCAAGCACTCCAAGCCCGACACCGACACGCAGAAGCGCATCCTGTCGAAGCTGAACGAGGCCGAGGCGTTCGAGACGTTCCTGCAGACGAAGTTCGTCGGGCAGAAGCGCTTCTCGCTCGAGGGCGCCGAGGCCGTCATCCCGCTGCTCGACGAGGTGCTCCAGGCCGCCGCCGAGGAGGACCTGGACGAGCTCGTCATCGGCATGGCGCACCGCGGCCGGCTGAACGTGCTGACGAACATCGTCGGCAAGCCGTACGAGAAGGTGTTCAACGAGTTCGAGGGCAACATGGACCCGGAGAGCACCCAGGGCTCCGGTGACGTGAAGTACCACCTCGGCGCGGAGTCGAAGTACACGACGCCCGACGGGCAGCACACGATCAAGGTGTCGCTGACCAGCAACCCCTCGCACCTGGAGGCGGTGAACCCCGTTCTCGAGGGCATCGTGCGGGCCAAGCAGGACGTGCTCGACAAGGGCCTCGAGGGCTACACGGTGCTGCCCGTGCTGCTGCACGGCGACGCCGCGTTCGCCGGCCAGGGTGTGGTCGCCGAGACGCTGAACCTGTCCCAGCTGCGCGGGTACCGCACCGGCGGCACCGTGCACGTGGTCGTCAACAACCAGGTCGGCTTCACCACCGCCCCGGCGTACTCGCGGTCGAGCTTCTACTCCACCGACGTCGCGCGGATGATCCAGGCGCCGATCTTCCACGTGAACGGCGACGACCCCGAGGCGTGCGTCCGGGTGGCCCGGCTGGCGTTCGAGTACCGGGAGGCGTTCCACAAGGACGTCGTCATCGACCTGGTCTGCTACCGGCGCCGGGGGCACAACGAGGGCGACGACCCCTCGATGAGCAACCCCGAGATGTACGCGATCATCGACAACAAGCGCAGCGTCCGGAAGCTCTACACCGAGGCGCTGATCGGCCGCGGCGACATCACGGTCGACGAGGCCGAGGAAGCCCTCAAGGACTTCCAGGGCAAGCTCGAGCAGGTCTTCCGCGCCACCAAGGACTCCACCCAGACCTCGCGCCGGGAGCCGACGCTGCAGTCGAACCCGTCGTCGCAGGTGGTCGAGACCGCGGTGCCGCTGGAGCTGATCCACCGGGTCGGCGACGTGCACGTCGAGTACCCCGACGGCTTCCACCCGCACTCGCGGGTCAAGCCGCTGATGGAGAAGCGCCGGAAGATGACCCGCGAGGGCAACATCGACTGGGCGTTCGGCGAGATCCTCGCACTCGGCACGCTCGTCGCGCAGGGCAAGACCGTGCGGCTGGCCGGGCAGGACTCGCGCCGCGGCACGTTCGTGCAGCGCCACTCCGTGCTGATCGACAAGGAGAACGGCTCGGAGTTCACGCCGCTCGACCTGCTCGGCGCGCGGGCGGGCAACGGCGACGGGCGGTTCTTCGTCCACGACTCGCTGCTGAGCGAGTACGCGGCGATGGGCTTCGAGTACGGCTACTCGCTGGCCCAGCCCGACGCGCTGGTGCTGTGGGAGGCCCAGTTCGGCGACTTCGTCAACGGCGCCCAGACCGTCATCGACGAGTTCGTGTCGTCGGGTGAGGCGAAGTGGGGCCAGCGTTCCGGCGTCGGCCTGCTGCTGCCGCACGGCCAGGAGGGCCAGGGCCCCGACCACTCGTCCGGCCGGATCGAGCGCTTCCTGCAGATGTGCGCGGAAGACAACATGACCGTCGTCGACTGCACCACGCCGGCCAACTGGTTCCACCTGCTGCGTCGGCAGGCGCTGTCCGGCATCCACCGCCCGCTCGTCGCGTTCACGCCGAAGTCGCTGCTGCGGCACCGGGCCGCGGTGTCGTCGCTGGAGGAGTTCACCGAGGGCAGCCGGTTCCAGCCGGTGATCGACGACCCGGGCTTCGACGGTGTGAAGCCCGACCCGGCGAAGGTGAAGCGGGTGCTGCTCTGCTCGGGCAAGGTCTACTACGACCTGGCCGCGGCGCGGGCGCAGCGCAAGCTCGACGACGTCGCGATCATCCGGCTCGAGCAGCTCTACCCGCTGCCGGTGGCCGAGGCGCGGGCCACGCTGGACCGCTACCCGAACGCCGAGGACCACGTGTGGGTCCAGGAGGAGGCGGCGAACCAGGGTGCCTGGAGCTTCGTCGCGCTGAACCTGCTGGAGCAGCTCGAGGGCATCCGCCTGCGCCGGGTGTCGCGCAAGGCCGCGGCGTCGCCGGCGGTCGGGTCGGCGAAGGTGCACGAGCAGGAGCAGAAGGCTCTGATCGAGGCCGCGCTGCCGGGTGGCCAGGGCTAG
- a CDS encoding DUF6104 family protein yields MYFTDKGIEELAERRGEETVTLGWLAEQLRDFVDLNPEFEIPIERFATYVARSDEDEDE; encoded by the coding sequence GTGTACTTCACCGACAAGGGCATCGAGGAGCTGGCCGAGCGTCGCGGCGAAGAAACCGTGACGCTCGGCTGGCTCGCCGAGCAGCTGCGTGACTTCGTGGACCTCAATCCGGAGTTCGAGATCCCGATCGAACGCTTCGCGACCTACGTGGCCCGCAGCGACGAGGACGAAGACGAGTAA
- a CDS encoding zinc-binding dehydrogenase → MFAAYAARIDDADPLSALETGEVPDPTPPDGWVVVDVVASALNHHDLWSLKGVGLGADALPMILGCDAAGRDPDGNEVVVYSVVADPASGKTSILSEKFPGTIAEKVAVPRESLVPKPAELSFAEAACLPTAWLTAYRMLVSCGQVGEGSSVLVQGAGGGVATAAVAIGTALGATVYATSRDATKRERAEKLGAVALESGARLPQRVDCVIETVGEATFDHSLKSLKPGGRLVVSGATSGHLPRVDLRRVFFLDISILGTSMGSRDELAGLLDLCARTGLRPIVDSTFPLSRAKDAFAHLQSGDVFGKVVIENDR, encoded by the coding sequence ATGTTCGCCGCATACGCCGCACGTATCGATGACGCCGATCCGCTGTCCGCGCTCGAGACCGGCGAAGTGCCCGATCCGACGCCGCCCGACGGCTGGGTCGTGGTCGACGTCGTCGCCAGCGCACTCAACCATCACGACCTCTGGTCGCTGAAAGGCGTCGGCCTCGGCGCCGACGCGCTGCCGATGATCCTCGGCTGCGACGCCGCCGGGCGCGACCCCGACGGCAACGAGGTCGTCGTCTACTCGGTGGTGGCCGACCCCGCGTCGGGCAAGACCTCGATCCTCTCGGAGAAGTTCCCCGGGACGATCGCGGAGAAGGTCGCGGTGCCGCGCGAGTCGCTGGTGCCGAAGCCGGCCGAACTCTCGTTCGCCGAGGCGGCGTGCCTGCCGACGGCGTGGCTCACGGCCTACCGGATGCTGGTGTCCTGCGGCCAGGTCGGCGAGGGCTCTTCGGTGCTGGTACAGGGGGCCGGCGGTGGGGTCGCGACCGCGGCCGTGGCGATCGGTACCGCGCTCGGGGCCACCGTGTACGCGACGAGCCGGGACGCGACGAAGCGTGAGCGCGCGGAGAAGCTCGGCGCGGTCGCGCTGGAGAGCGGCGCGCGGTTGCCGCAGCGCGTCGACTGCGTGATCGAGACCGTGGGCGAGGCGACCTTCGACCACTCGCTCAAGTCGCTGAAGCCGGGCGGGCGGCTGGTGGTCTCGGGAGCGACGTCGGGTCACCTGCCGCGCGTCGACCTGCGGCGGGTGTTCTTCCTCGACATCTCGATCCTCGGGACGTCGATGGGCTCGCGGGACGAGCTGGCCGGGCTGCTCGATCTGTGTGCCCGCACCGGCCTGCGTCCGATCGTCGATTCCACGTTCCCGTTGTCGCGGGCGAAGGACGCGTTCGCGCACCTGCAGTCCGGTGACGTCTTCGGCAAGGTCGTCATCGAGAACGACAGGTAG
- a CDS encoding TetR/AcrR family transcriptional regulator has product MSTESTGRRRHAERVREGMREAVFDAVEVLVRDRGWQQTRMADVADVARVSRQTVYQLFGSREELAQAYVLREADRFLGTVEDAVGAHAPDPYRAVEAALDAFLTGAADNPMVKAILCGDDLLPLVTTQGLPVIELARERLIGVIGVHWPLLDAGDVRLFAETVARLAISHATVASGDAVREITRVLRPFITEVFAASQR; this is encoded by the coding sequence TTGAGCACTGAGTCGACCGGCCGACGCCGACACGCCGAGCGCGTCCGCGAAGGGATGCGCGAGGCCGTGTTCGACGCGGTCGAGGTGCTGGTGCGTGACCGGGGCTGGCAGCAGACCCGGATGGCCGACGTCGCCGACGTCGCCCGCGTCAGCAGGCAGACCGTCTACCAGCTGTTCGGCTCCCGCGAAGAGCTCGCCCAGGCGTACGTGCTGCGCGAGGCCGACCGGTTCCTCGGCACGGTGGAGGACGCGGTCGGCGCGCACGCGCCCGACCCGTACCGGGCCGTCGAGGCGGCGTTGGACGCGTTCCTCACCGGCGCCGCCGACAACCCGATGGTGAAGGCGATCCTCTGCGGCGACGACCTGCTGCCGCTGGTCACGACCCAGGGCCTGCCGGTGATCGAGCTCGCGCGCGAGCGGCTGATCGGGGTGATCGGCGTGCACTGGCCGTTGCTCGACGCCGGCGACGTGCGCCTGTTCGCCGAGACCGTCGCCCGGCTCGCGATCAGCCACGCCACGGTCGCCAGCGGCGACGCGGTCCGCGAGATCACCCGAGTGCTGCGCCCGTTCATCACCGAAGTGTTCGCCGCCTCACAGCGCTGA
- a CDS encoding alkane 1-monooxygenase, whose translation MSSASWRDGRRYLWPSAVMVPILPFLSYGIVSQTGVQGWWWLTPALVFVLIPLVDLVGGDDVGNPPEDLAKALQADRYYRRLTFLYLPLQLGGLVLGSWQWQRGDLGWVGLAGVLVSVGTVNGIAINAAHELGHKRESLERWLSKVALAPTAYGHFYVEHNRGHHSRVATPEDPASSRLGESFWRFWPRTVWGSLRSAWHLEFSRFTLRRRTPWTWRNDVLNAWAMTLVLFAALTVAFGPGVLPFLLAQAVLGFSFLEVVNYLEHYGLRRERVGNRYERVDEQHSWNSNRLVTNMFLYQLQRHSDHHANPIRRYQILRTYDTSPQLPAGYATMIVVALFPPLWHRIMDQRVIDHYDGDLDRANLHEPARARLAGRALVEH comes from the coding sequence ATGAGCAGCGCATCGTGGCGCGATGGGCGCCGCTACCTGTGGCCGTCGGCGGTCATGGTTCCGATCCTGCCGTTCCTGAGCTACGGCATCGTGTCGCAGACCGGGGTCCAAGGCTGGTGGTGGCTCACCCCGGCGCTGGTGTTCGTGCTGATCCCGCTGGTCGACCTGGTCGGCGGCGACGACGTCGGCAACCCGCCGGAAGACCTGGCCAAGGCTCTGCAGGCCGACCGGTACTACCGCCGGCTCACGTTCCTCTACCTGCCGCTGCAACTCGGCGGGTTGGTGCTCGGCTCCTGGCAGTGGCAGCGCGGCGACCTGGGCTGGGTCGGCCTCGCGGGCGTACTCGTGTCGGTCGGCACCGTGAACGGCATCGCGATCAACGCCGCGCACGAGCTCGGGCACAAGCGCGAAAGTCTGGAGCGCTGGCTGTCGAAGGTCGCGCTCGCGCCGACCGCGTACGGCCACTTCTACGTCGAGCACAACCGCGGGCACCACAGCCGGGTGGCCACCCCGGAAGACCCGGCGAGCTCGCGGCTGGGGGAGAGCTTCTGGCGGTTCTGGCCGCGGACGGTGTGGGGAAGCCTCCGGTCGGCCTGGCACCTCGAGTTCAGCCGGTTCACGCTGCGCCGACGTACCCCGTGGACGTGGCGCAACGACGTACTCAACGCGTGGGCGATGACGCTCGTGCTGTTCGCGGCGCTGACCGTGGCGTTCGGCCCCGGTGTGCTCCCGTTCCTGCTCGCGCAGGCCGTGCTCGGGTTCTCGTTCCTCGAGGTCGTCAACTACCTGGAGCACTACGGGCTGCGCCGGGAGCGGGTCGGCAACCGGTACGAGCGGGTCGACGAACAGCACAGCTGGAACTCCAACCGGCTGGTCACGAACATGTTCCTCTACCAGCTGCAACGCCACAGCGACCACCATGCGAACCCGATCCGCCGCTACCAGATCCTGCGCACGTACGACACGTCGCCGCAGCTGCCGGCGGGCTACGCCACGATGATCGTCGTGGCGCTCTTCCCCCCGCTCTGGCACCGGATCATGGATCAGCGGGTGATCGACCACTACGACGGCGACCTCGACCGGGCCAACCTCCACGAGCCGGCGCGGGCCCGGCTGGCCGGTCGTGCGCTCGTTGAGCACTGA
- a CDS encoding DUF397 domain-containing protein has protein sequence MPSNNPIDNTWRKSSASGVGNCVEIRANSGTIDIRDSKNPGGNLLHVSPAVFQRWIDGLKSADLH, from the coding sequence ATGCCTAGCAACAACCCCATCGACAACACCTGGCGGAAGTCCTCGGCGAGCGGCGTGGGCAACTGCGTCGAGATTCGCGCGAATTCTGGCACCATTGACATCCGCGACAGCAAGAACCCCGGCGGCAATTTGCTGCACGTCTCGCCTGCGGTGTTTCAACGGTGGATCGATGGCCTCAAATCGGCCGATCTGCACTGA
- a CDS encoding DUF397 domain-containing protein, with protein MDTKDSCSNWRKSSYSGIGNCVEVAPDPASGHVLVRDSKNPSTSRLRLPGAAWTSFIAGLKSGELG; from the coding sequence GTGGATACGAAAGATTCGTGCTCCAACTGGCGAAAGAGCTCCTACAGCGGAATTGGTAACTGCGTCGAGGTAGCTCCCGACCCGGCGAGTGGCCATGTACTGGTCCGGGACTCCAAGAACCCGAGCACGTCCAGGCTGCGGTTACCCGGCGCCGCCTGGACGTCGTTCATCGCCGGCCTGAAGAGCGGCGAACTGGGCTGA